GCGCAGGATCGGCACGATGGTGATCTTCTTGCCCTTGATCTGTTGCACGCGCACGGGTCCGGCCCAGCCTTCGATCTGCGCTTCGATGGTTTCCAGATCTTTGGTCGCTTCGTAAGTCAGCAACGAGCCGACTTCCGAGGCTAGTTCGCGAAATTCCTTGGTGCTGATGCCGGCACGGCGCATCAGTCCGAGTTTGTGTTGGATCAGGGGATGACAGACTTCAACGATCTTCATGTCGCGAGCGTTTTCGAGGGAGATATCCAAAGCATAGCGGCAAATGAAAAGGGCGCCGCCCGTTGGCGCCGCCCTCATTGATACGCGTTTTCACCAAGGTTTGGTGTGCTCAGGAACCCTTCAAGCAGGCTGCTTCCGCAGCCTTGTAGTCGGCGCCCCTCTTGCCCGCATTCTCCTTGCTGCACCTGGCCATTTTCTGCTGCTGCGTCTCTTTGACCGCGGAGGCGGCGCTGTTGTTGCCCTTCATGCAGGCGTCGACGGCGCTCTTGTAGTCGGCGCCGGTCTTGCCGGTATTGGCATGGCTGCATTGCCCCAACTTGGTGGAATGCCCCTCCGTGCTGGACGAGCTTTGCGGTGTGGCGAAGGCGGTAGTGGTCGCTAGGGCCAGAACTGCACTGGCGGCGAGCAGGCTGAAACGCATGGACATGATGCTTCCTCCTGAAGTTATGACCGGCGATTGTGCCGGCTGGGGCAGTCTATGCTGGA
The sequence above is a segment of the Dyella sp. M7H15-1 genome. Coding sequences within it:
- a CDS encoding PsiF family protein, whose protein sequence is MSMRFSLLAASAVLALATTTAFATPQSSSSTEGHSTKLGQCSHANTGKTGADYKSAVDACMKGNNSAASAVKETQQQKMARCSKENAGKRGADYKAAEAACLKGS